In one window of Terriglobia bacterium DNA:
- a CDS encoding MoaD/ThiS family protein, translating to MIRVVLPTHLKTLAKVSGEVQLALEGPVTTRTILDALEKQYPVLTGTIRDHGTLKRRAFLRFFACNEDISHESPDAPLPDAIASGAEPFFIIGAIAGG from the coding sequence ATGATTCGCGTTGTCCTGCCTACGCACTTGAAGACGCTGGCAAAGGTCAGCGGCGAAGTACAGCTCGCGCTGGAAGGCCCGGTGACGACGCGCACCATTCTCGACGCGCTAGAGAAGCAGTATCCGGTGCTGACGGGAACCATTCGCGATCACGGCACTCTGAAGCGCCGCGCCTTCCTGCGCTTCTTCGCCTGCAATGAAGACATTTCGCATGAATCCCCAGATGCTCCGCTTCCCGACGCCATCGCTTCGGGGGCGGAGCCCTTCTTCATCATTGGTGCGATTGCCGGGGGATAA
- a CDS encoding VOC family protein, producing the protein MQFVPYLSFNGNCEEAFKFYEQTLGGELQSIFRYEGSPMQDRVPAEYRQKVMHTTLKVADGVLMGADAPPPYFSQPAGFSVSISFKEPAEAESKFEALSKGSKIMMPIQQTFWARRFGMLVDRFGIPWMVSCE; encoded by the coding sequence ATGCAATTCGTTCCTTATCTCAGCTTCAATGGCAATTGCGAAGAGGCGTTTAAGTTCTACGAGCAGACCCTCGGCGGAGAGCTGCAGTCGATATTTCGGTATGAGGGAAGTCCAATGCAGGATCGCGTGCCTGCCGAGTATCGCCAGAAAGTGATGCACACGACGCTGAAGGTAGCTGACGGCGTTCTCATGGGCGCCGATGCTCCGCCGCCGTATTTCAGCCAGCCTGCGGGATTCTCGGTTTCAATCAGCTTCAAGGAACCCGCCGAAGCCGAGAGCAAGTTTGAAGCACTCAGTAAGGGCTCGAAGATCATGATGCCGATCCAGCAGACATTCTGGGCGCGCCGTTTTGGTATGCTGGTCGACCGGTTCGGCATACCGTGGATGGTCAGCTGCGAGTAA
- the rpe gene encoding ribulose-phosphate 3-epimerase — protein sequence MIELAPSILSADFARLGEQVREAVSAGATVLHLDVMDGHFVPNLTIGPPVVKSVRKVVDVPLDVHLMIERPDDFIPAFIDAGANWVSVHQEACVHLHRTLEYIRTLGAKAGVVINPATPVHTLGDILGIVDYVLVMSVNPGFGGQKFIPRSLEKIRKLVTMRNANGHHYRIEVDGGVAHDTVADVVRAGAELLVAGNAVFGHGNIGTNVRDLLRIAHEATLQKV from the coding sequence TTGATCGAACTGGCTCCGTCCATCCTTTCCGCCGATTTTGCGCGCTTGGGCGAACAGGTCCGCGAGGCTGTTTCGGCGGGGGCCACCGTGCTGCATCTCGACGTAATGGATGGGCATTTTGTCCCCAACCTGACGATCGGACCGCCGGTGGTGAAGTCGGTCCGCAAGGTTGTCGATGTGCCCCTGGATGTTCACCTGATGATCGAGCGGCCGGACGACTTCATTCCAGCCTTTATCGATGCGGGAGCGAACTGGGTCAGTGTGCATCAGGAAGCCTGTGTCCATCTGCATCGCACGCTTGAGTACATCCGGACCCTCGGAGCGAAGGCGGGTGTGGTGATCAACCCGGCGACGCCAGTACATACGCTGGGGGATATACTCGGGATCGTCGATTATGTTCTGGTAATGTCGGTCAACCCGGGTTTTGGCGGACAAAAATTCATTCCGCGCTCACTGGAGAAGATTCGCAAGCTGGTCACAATGCGCAACGCCAATGGCCACCACTACAGGATTGAGGTGGATGGCGGGGTAGCGCATGACACCGTCGCCGATGTAGTTCGCGCGGGCGCGGAGTTGCTGGTGGCCGGAAACGCCGTCTTCGGCCATGGCAATATCGGCACGAATGTGCGCGATCTCCTGAGGATCGCGCATGAGGCTACTCTGCAAAAGGTCTAA
- a CDS encoding helix-turn-helix domain-containing protein: MLLFSAVAGKPKSRPRSGCPVSIGLERFGDRWSLLIIRDLMVRGYRTFKEFQQSGEGIATNILADRLCRLEDAGIISHETDPADGRRVNYRLTEKGIDLAPVMLELLVWGARHENTGAPCAVIDHMASHREEVLAEVRRRWRERESTPFLPPFQPDGRTRNTKPQS, translated from the coding sequence TTGCTATTGTTCTCCGCCGTGGCCGGAAAGCCGAAATCGAGACCGCGTTCCGGGTGTCCGGTCAGTATCGGCCTGGAGCGGTTCGGGGACCGGTGGTCATTGCTGATCATTCGCGACCTGATGGTTCGTGGTTACCGGACGTTCAAAGAGTTCCAGCAATCGGGTGAGGGAATCGCGACTAACATTCTGGCGGATCGACTGTGCCGGTTGGAAGACGCTGGGATCATTTCCCACGAGACTGATCCGGCGGACGGACGCCGCGTGAATTACCGCTTGACCGAGAAGGGCATTGATCTCGCTCCAGTGATGCTGGAATTGCTGGTGTGGGGGGCGCGTCACGAGAATACGGGCGCGCCTTGCGCAGTGATCGACCACATGGCGAGCCATCGCGAGGAGGTGCTCGCCGAAGTTCGGCGGCGGTGGCGGGAACGGGAGTCAACTCCATTCCTGCCGCCCTTTCAGCCAGACGGCAGGACCAGGAATACCAAACCTCAATCTTGA
- a CDS encoding metallophosphoesterase family protein, with product MRVLVISDIHANLEALEACKAAFPAYDRIANLGDVVGYGASPNDVVEHSRELGGLLVRGNHDRACAGLSDVNDFNPVAGYAAMWTRNELTVENRRWVAQLPVGPIKDEGIPGVIFSHGSPLDEDEYILSEGVARNSLERSPEDLTFFGHTHLQGAVALRNGVVQVLRPVYTDRKDVATFRLELQPQARYLVNPGSVGQPRDTDWRAAFAMYDSDDSSITFHRVPYDVESAQHRIVSAGLPERLATRLREGR from the coding sequence ATGCGCGTTCTCGTAATCAGTGACATCCATGCGAACCTCGAAGCGCTGGAAGCCTGCAAAGCAGCCTTCCCGGCGTACGATCGTATTGCGAATCTTGGAGATGTGGTCGGATATGGCGCGAGTCCCAATGACGTGGTGGAGCATTCTCGCGAACTCGGAGGTCTTCTCGTTCGTGGTAACCACGATCGTGCGTGCGCAGGCCTGAGCGATGTGAATGATTTCAATCCCGTCGCTGGCTACGCGGCAATGTGGACGCGGAATGAGTTGACCGTGGAGAATCGTCGCTGGGTGGCGCAACTGCCTGTCGGGCCAATCAAGGACGAAGGCATACCGGGCGTGATCTTCTCGCACGGTTCGCCGCTGGATGAAGACGAATACATCCTTAGCGAAGGGGTGGCACGGAATTCACTGGAGCGTAGCCCCGAAGACCTGACCTTCTTCGGCCACACGCATCTGCAGGGTGCAGTGGCGTTGCGCAACGGCGTCGTACAGGTCCTCCGGCCGGTCTATACCGATCGCAAGGACGTTGCCACGTTTCGGCTGGAGTTGCAGCCGCAGGCCCGTTACCTCGTGAACCCAGGTTCCGTGGGTCAGCCGCGCGATACCGATTGGCGGGCGGCATTCGCCATGTACGATTCTGACGACTCGTCCATCACCTTTCATCGCGTTCCCTACGACGTCGAATCCGCGCAGCACCGAATTGTCAGCGCCGGATTACCCGAGCGACTCGCTACCCGGTTGCGAGAGGGAAGATGA
- the accD gene encoding acetyl-CoA carboxylase, carboxyltransferase subunit beta, with protein MTWFKRQSQELDTSGEKKVKTEGLWVKCDGCRQIIWKKDLEENFNVCPKCDKHFRVDARTRLAQLFDNGEYTTEDTNLSSTDPLKFTDLKPYASRLKAAQAATGLKDAIVTGRGKINGQPAIITAMEYPFIGGSMGAVVGEVITRAVEKATRERIPLIIVSASGGARMMEGVISLMTLAKISAALARMDDAGVPYISVLTDPTTGGTTASFAMLGDLNIAEPGALIGFAGPRVIEQTIRQKLPEGFQRSEFLLQHGMLDAVVHRRDLKDYVARAFAFMAPR; from the coding sequence ATGACCTGGTTCAAGCGGCAATCCCAAGAGTTAGACACCTCAGGTGAGAAGAAGGTTAAAACCGAAGGCCTGTGGGTGAAATGCGACGGGTGCCGCCAGATCATCTGGAAGAAGGACCTGGAAGAGAATTTTAACGTCTGCCCGAAGTGCGACAAGCACTTCCGGGTTGACGCCCGCACCCGCCTCGCACAACTGTTCGATAACGGAGAGTACACCACCGAAGACACCAACCTCTCCTCGACCGACCCCCTGAAGTTCACGGATCTAAAACCTTACGCCTCACGCCTGAAAGCCGCCCAGGCCGCTACCGGCCTCAAAGACGCCATTGTTACCGGGCGCGGGAAGATCAATGGCCAGCCTGCCATCATTACAGCGATGGAATATCCGTTCATCGGTGGTTCGATGGGTGCTGTGGTTGGAGAGGTCATTACCCGCGCGGTTGAAAAGGCCACCCGGGAGCGCATTCCTCTGATCATCGTCTCGGCGTCGGGGGGCGCTCGCATGATGGAGGGCGTTATCAGCCTGATGACGCTGGCCAAAATCTCGGCGGCCCTGGCGCGCATGGACGATGCAGGTGTTCCGTACATCTCCGTCCTGACTGATCCAACGACCGGCGGCACGACTGCTTCCTTCGCCATGCTGGGTGACCTGAATATCGCCGAACCCGGGGCACTCATCGGTTTCGCCGGACCCCGCGTCATCGAGCAGACCATCCGCCAGAAACTGCCCGAAGGATTCCAGCGCAGTGAATTCCTGCTCCAGCACGGAATGCTGGATGCCGTCGTACACCGCCGTGATCTGAAGGATTACGTGGCGCGGGCGTTCGCTTTTATGGCCCCGAGATAG
- the cobO gene encoding cob(I)yrinic acid a,c-diamide adenosyltransferase: MNDVRKGLIIVNTGPGKGKTTAAMGTALRAVGNGMRVLMLQFLKGSWHYGELDAVAAFGDKFVMKQMGRGFVKVGGAETDPEDIRLVEEAWAEAEQAILSGQWDLVILDEINYAISYKMLDPERVAEVLRRKPDMVHVILTGRNAHPTIVDLADTVTEMREVKHAYQKGILAQRGIEY; the protein is encoded by the coding sequence ATGAACGACGTTCGCAAAGGCTTGATCATCGTTAACACGGGTCCGGGGAAGGGAAAGACCACGGCTGCCATGGGGACGGCTCTGCGCGCGGTGGGTAATGGCATGCGAGTCCTGATGCTGCAATTCCTCAAGGGCTCCTGGCATTATGGCGAACTCGATGCCGTGGCGGCGTTCGGCGATAAGTTCGTCATGAAGCAGATGGGCCGGGGTTTTGTGAAGGTAGGCGGCGCTGAGACTGACCCCGAGGACATCCGCCTGGTTGAGGAAGCTTGGGCCGAGGCCGAGCAGGCGATCCTGTCGGGCCAATGGGATCTGGTGATCCTGGACGAGATTAACTATGCCATCAGCTACAAGATGCTCGACCCGGAGCGGGTTGCCGAGGTTTTGCGCCGTAAGCCCGATATGGTGCACGTTATCTTGACGGGACGCAACGCGCACCCGACAATTGTTGATTTGGCGGACACCGTCACCGAAATGCGCGAGGTGAAGCACGCGTACCAGAAGGGAATTCTTGCGCAACGCGGCATTGAGTACTGA
- a CDS encoding outer membrane protein assembly factor BamD codes for MFRRFVIAFLLASCLLAVVGCRNKNVKNPLANVNSKQPDKVLFDRAMDAMQHRKYDVARLSLQTLINTYPDSEYIARAKLAIGDSWYAEGGSAALAQAENEYRDFITFFPNMPEAAEAQMKIGDIHYRQIEKPDRDYTHAKRAEDEYRQMLLQYPDSKLAETAKKRLLRVQEILAEREYRIGRFYYLRQSWPAAIARLKTLTDTYPLYSKADDALFMLGQSYEQELDRIRTLQTNKAFTEQKKAQLIKMYTDGAGEAYSKIITKYPIMPRAEDAKARLKALDLAVPTPTQEAIDWNKKLEASRGEMGRMSRIMLTFHKGPDFAPAATTGEPVLVDPKETSAPELIKEANAIITEPSSGGTGKVSAETLPSGGKIPESQPVPRSDSGGTPATDSSDVPKEMPAQLNQADTGSTASSSDSNPKSSAATKQGDNTTSADAKSSDNKDDQQVSSSKPKKKKGLRKLIPF; via the coding sequence ATGTTTCGTCGATTCGTCATTGCTTTCTTGCTGGCTTCCTGTCTGCTGGCGGTAGTCGGATGCAGGAATAAGAACGTTAAGAACCCGCTGGCAAATGTAAATTCCAAGCAGCCGGACAAGGTGTTGTTCGATCGCGCTATGGACGCGATGCAGCATCGAAAGTACGACGTCGCCCGTCTGAGCCTGCAGACCCTGATCAACACCTACCCCGACTCCGAATACATTGCGCGAGCCAAACTGGCAATCGGTGACTCGTGGTATGCCGAGGGTGGCTCAGCCGCCCTGGCGCAGGCGGAAAACGAATACCGCGACTTCATCACCTTCTTCCCGAACATGCCGGAAGCGGCGGAAGCGCAGATGAAAATCGGCGACATCCACTACAGGCAGATCGAGAAGCCGGATCGCGATTACACGCACGCAAAACGCGCGGAGGACGAGTACCGGCAGATGCTGCTGCAATATCCGGATAGCAAACTGGCTGAGACGGCGAAAAAGCGTCTGCTGCGAGTGCAGGAGATCCTCGCGGAACGCGAATACCGCATCGGACGGTTCTACTACCTGCGGCAGTCGTGGCCGGCGGCAATTGCGCGACTTAAGACGCTCACGGATACCTATCCGCTATACAGCAAGGCGGACGATGCGCTGTTCATGCTCGGCCAGTCATATGAGCAGGAGTTGGATCGGATCCGGACATTGCAGACCAACAAGGCCTTCACAGAACAAAAGAAGGCCCAGCTGATCAAGATGTATACGGATGGCGCCGGCGAAGCGTATTCGAAGATCATTACGAAATACCCGATCATGCCGCGGGCCGAAGATGCCAAGGCACGATTGAAAGCGCTGGACCTGGCGGTACCTACGCCAACTCAGGAAGCCATTGACTGGAACAAGAAGCTGGAAGCAAGCCGAGGTGAGATGGGCCGCATGAGTCGCATCATGCTGACGTTCCACAAGGGCCCGGACTTTGCGCCTGCCGCAACCACAGGCGAGCCGGTACTCGTAGACCCGAAAGAGACGTCGGCTCCCGAGCTGATCAAGGAAGCCAACGCGATCATAACCGAACCTTCGAGTGGCGGCACCGGAAAGGTCTCGGCGGAGACGCTCCCCTCGGGCGGCAAAATTCCGGAGAGCCAGCCGGTACCACGCTCCGATTCTGGTGGGACACCGGCAACGGACAGCAGCGACGTTCCTAAAGAGATGCCGGCGCAGCTAAACCAGGCCGATACGGGCTCAACTGCGTCGAGCAGCGATTCGAACCCGAAGTCGTCGGCTGCGACCAAGCAGGGCGACAACACCACGTCGGCGGACGCGAAGAGCTCCGACAACAAGGACGATCAGCAGGTGAGTTCTTCCAAGCCAAAGAAGAAAAAGGGCTTGCGAAAGCTTATCCCATTCTAG
- a CDS encoding rubrerythrin family protein encodes MSSSTAISSETTLKNLITAFQGESNASAKYAAFAKKADEEGYGRVASLFRAASRAEQIHAANHLRVIEKMGGKTVAKIEPVHIGNTAENLKVAIAGEEYERDVMYPGFVKEAEAQANTLAIRTFQWALEAEAEHARMYTDALKHLDKQRTKTVFYVCIVCGYTTDDQGMMRCPVCNTPREKFEKIE; translated from the coding sequence ATGTCCAGCTCTACCGCCATTTCCAGTGAGACCACGCTCAAGAACCTGATCACTGCGTTTCAGGGTGAAAGCAACGCCTCGGCCAAATATGCAGCATTTGCGAAGAAAGCTGACGAGGAGGGTTATGGGCGGGTGGCGAGCCTCTTCCGTGCGGCATCTCGCGCCGAGCAGATTCACGCCGCGAATCATCTCCGCGTGATCGAGAAGATGGGTGGCAAGACGGTCGCCAAGATCGAACCCGTCCACATCGGCAACACCGCCGAGAACCTGAAAGTCGCCATCGCCGGTGAAGAGTACGAGCGCGACGTGATGTACCCGGGCTTCGTCAAGGAAGCCGAAGCGCAAGCCAACACCCTTGCGATCCGGACCTTCCAGTGGGCGCTCGAGGCGGAAGCCGAGCATGCCCGCATGTACACCGATGCCCTGAAGCACCTGGACAAGCAGCGCACGAAAACAGTCTTCTACGTGTGCATCGTCTGCGGCTACACCACCGACGACCAGGGCATGATGCGGTGCCCGGTCTGCAACACACCGCGAGAAAAATTCGAGAAGATCGAGTAG
- a CDS encoding folylpolyglutamate synthase/dihydrofolate synthase family protein: MPSHKFDLAHMRVLTEALGHPEHAVPSVLIAGTNGKGSTAATLASILHAAGYNVGLYTSPHLVRINERIRINGEPIDDELFAATYDHVHHVADRLVAEKKLPWHPSFFETVTAIAFECFMRLKVDIAVLEVGMGGRLDATNITEPLLSVVTDVGLDHQKFLGDTIAAIAAEKAGIMRAGKPAITLPQHPQANQVLGEKMIETGAVPVNATRNVPPVSPGSQALFDTSEPGRTRYMLSVLGEEILIDTALVGRHQLRNLALAITAAEELTGLGFSITPAQIAEGISQTRWPGRFQYVPGQGNRPEIILDVAHNPAGAWALRGALSERFLDRPLYLVFGAMRDKAIDEIAGILFPTADVVVATHTEHNPRSATTAEIRAAGERSGAEIIEVPVVKDAIAKASEAATQRKHLAAPVIVVTGSIYIVGEAMESLGIVP, encoded by the coding sequence ATGCCGTCGCACAAGTTCGACCTCGCGCACATGCGCGTGCTCACCGAGGCGCTGGGGCATCCGGAGCACGCAGTTCCATCGGTCCTCATTGCGGGAACCAACGGTAAGGGCTCAACCGCTGCCACGCTGGCATCCATCCTTCACGCTGCGGGGTATAACGTCGGACTCTATACCTCGCCGCATCTCGTGCGGATCAATGAGCGCATCCGCATCAATGGTGAACCGATCGACGACGAACTATTCGCCGCTACCTACGACCACGTGCACCATGTAGCGGACCGACTCGTCGCGGAAAAGAAGTTGCCTTGGCATCCAAGCTTCTTTGAGACAGTCACCGCGATTGCCTTCGAGTGCTTCATGCGGCTCAAGGTTGATATTGCGGTGCTCGAGGTCGGGATGGGCGGCCGGTTGGACGCGACGAATATCACCGAACCGTTGCTATCCGTCGTCACTGACGTCGGTCTCGATCACCAGAAATTCCTCGGGGACACCATTGCCGCCATCGCTGCCGAAAAAGCGGGCATCATGCGGGCAGGGAAGCCGGCCATTACTTTGCCGCAGCATCCGCAGGCGAACCAGGTTCTTGGCGAGAAAATGATCGAGACCGGCGCGGTCCCGGTGAACGCAACGCGCAACGTGCCACCGGTGTCTCCGGGCTCGCAGGCTCTTTTCGACACCTCGGAACCCGGTCGCACGCGCTACATGCTCAGCGTGCTCGGAGAAGAGATCCTCATCGACACTGCGCTCGTCGGGCGACACCAGTTGCGCAATCTCGCGCTCGCCATCACTGCCGCGGAAGAACTGACAGGGCTCGGTTTCTCCATCACTCCGGCGCAGATCGCCGAAGGCATCAGCCAGACCCGTTGGCCCGGCCGGTTTCAATATGTGCCCGGGCAGGGGAATCGGCCGGAAATCATTCTCGACGTCGCCCACAACCCCGCCGGTGCGTGGGCCCTGCGCGGTGCACTCTCCGAGCGTTTCCTCGACCGGCCTCTGTATCTGGTCTTTGGCGCCATGCGCGATAAGGCCATCGACGAAATTGCCGGGATTCTTTTCCCGACTGCCGATGTGGTTGTGGCGACCCACACGGAACACAATCCGCGGTCCGCAACCACCGCCGAGATTCGCGCCGCCGGCGAGCGCAGTGGCGCTGAGATCATCGAGGTGCCGGTCGTCAAGGACGCAATCGCAAAGGCCAGCGAGGCGGCCACCCAACGTAAGCATCTCGCCGCGCCGGTGATCGTCGTGACCGGATCGATCTACATCGTCGGCGAAGCCATGGAATCGCTCGGGATAGTCCCCTAA
- a CDS encoding ATP-binding cassette domain-containing protein, with protein MPLLSIRSLTKIYPHRQDAFGTAHGGELRAVDDVALDIESGETLGLVGESGSGKSTLGRLILRLIEPTSGSISYEGRDLLAMRGSELRHARRELQIIFQDPFGSLDPRFRVLDVVTEPLIIHEKLSAEERRRRAAELMRAVGLDESALARYPHEFSGGQRQRIGIARAIALRPRFLVADEPVSALDVSVGAQIVNLMQRLQREFGLTYLFISHSMPVVRYLANRIAVMKRGRLVEIGTTEQITTAPQEQYTRSLLAATPELSA; from the coding sequence GTGCCTCTTCTCTCCATCCGCTCTCTGACGAAGATCTACCCTCATCGGCAGGATGCCTTCGGAACCGCACACGGTGGAGAGCTTCGTGCTGTCGATGATGTGGCCCTCGACATCGAGTCCGGCGAAACGCTGGGTCTGGTCGGGGAATCCGGTTCCGGCAAAAGCACGCTCGGCCGACTGATTCTGCGGCTGATCGAACCGACCTCGGGAAGCATCAGTTACGAGGGCCGCGACCTGCTCGCGATGCGAGGATCTGAACTCCGTCACGCCCGCCGTGAACTCCAGATCATCTTCCAGGACCCGTTCGGCTCGCTCGATCCGCGCTTCCGCGTTCTCGACGTCGTCACCGAGCCGCTCATTATTCACGAGAAACTTTCCGCCGAAGAACGGCGCCGCCGCGCGGCCGAACTGATGCGCGCCGTCGGCCTTGATGAATCCGCACTGGCGCGATACCCGCACGAATTCAGCGGAGGCCAGCGCCAGCGCATCGGCATCGCACGCGCAATCGCCTTGCGGCCGCGCTTCCTCGTCGCCGACGAACCCGTTTCCGCCCTCGACGTTTCCGTCGGCGCGCAGATCGTGAATCTCATGCAGCGCCTTCAGCGCGAGTTTGGGCTGACGTACCTGTTCATCTCGCACTCCATGCCCGTGGTGCGCTATCTCGCGAATCGGATCGCGGTGATGAAGCGCGGAAGACTGGTGGAGATCGGAACGACGGAGCAGATCACGACCGCGCCACAGGAGCAATACACGCGCTCGCTGCTCGCGGCTACGCCCGAACTCAGCGCTTAG
- a CDS encoding DUF2071 domain-containing protein, whose amino-acid sequence MDSEVQTRFLGADSILYATAHRPWPPPSGHWLMTQTWNDLLFAHYAVDPEVVRKLVPEVLTLHLYNGAAWISVTPFWLSNMRPPGVPSVPGFSQFPELNVRTYVTYRDKGGRERPGVYFFSLDVGNLSAVWGARIFFRLPYWHASMKIEGKDEITYRSKRIHGPKAKDGMPEFRVRYWAVGPARRAKPGSLPEFLAERYCLYAWNRKKLYCAEIHHLPWPLQMAECEIEVNTMCEPLDLELPAKPDLAQVCRRLKVLVWPPERLL is encoded by the coding sequence GTGGACAGCGAAGTTCAGACACGTTTTCTGGGCGCCGACAGCATTCTGTATGCGACGGCGCACCGGCCATGGCCGCCGCCGAGCGGACACTGGCTCATGACGCAGACCTGGAACGACCTCCTGTTCGCGCACTACGCCGTCGATCCTGAAGTGGTCCGGAAGCTCGTTCCCGAAGTATTGACCCTTCACCTGTACAATGGCGCCGCCTGGATCTCGGTGACGCCGTTCTGGCTCAGCAACATGCGGCCCCCGGGTGTTCCCTCCGTACCCGGCTTCTCACAGTTCCCTGAACTCAACGTCCGGACCTATGTCACCTATCGCGACAAGGGCGGCCGCGAGCGGCCGGGCGTGTATTTCTTTTCGCTGGATGTCGGAAATCTCTCGGCAGTGTGGGGTGCCCGGATCTTCTTTCGTCTGCCGTACTGGCATGCGTCGATGAAGATCGAAGGCAAGGACGAGATCACGTACCGTTCCAAGCGAATCCACGGACCGAAAGCAAAGGACGGCATGCCGGAGTTTCGAGTGCGATACTGGGCGGTCGGTCCGGCGCGCCGCGCTAAACCAGGGAGCCTGCCCGAGTTCCTGGCCGAGCGATATTGCCTTTACGCCTGGAATCGGAAGAAGTTGTATTGCGCCGAAATCCACCATCTGCCTTGGCCGCTGCAGATGGCGGAATGCGAAATTGAAGTGAACACCATGTGCGAGCCGTTGGACTTGGAGTTACCGGCAAAACCGGATCTTGCGCAGGTTTGCCGCAGGTTGAAAGTGCTGGTGTGGCCGCCGGAGAGGCTACTGTAA
- a CDS encoding exo-alpha-sialidase, whose product MSGVRLLVGTRKGAFVLTSDGKREKWDISGPHFAGWEIYHMKGSPVDTNRIYVSQTSGWFGQLIQRSSDGGKTWEVPGGEPEKGPFGQPMGQSNKFAYDTSAETGKPLTTHQWYDGTQHPWEFKRVWHLEPSLSDPDTVYAGIEDAAIFRSTDGGTSWKELAGLRGHGTGPKWQPGAGGMCLHTIILDPKNQNRMYIAISAAGAFRTDDGGKSWKPINRGLRSEFIPDPNAEIGHCVHHIAMHGSRPDTLFMQKHWDVMRSDDAGDNWKEVSGNLPTDFGFVIDVHAHEPETIYVVPIKSDGEHFPLDGKLRVYRSRSGGNEWEELSKGLPEKDCYVNVLRDAMSVDKLDKCGVYFGTTGGQVYGTRDAGDSWFPIVHDLPAVLSVEAQTLP is encoded by the coding sequence ATGAGTGGGGTACGACTTTTAGTTGGGACGCGCAAAGGCGCGTTCGTGCTGACCTCGGATGGCAAACGGGAAAAGTGGGATATCAGCGGGCCGCACTTCGCCGGCTGGGAGATATACCACATGAAGGGATCGCCCGTGGATACCAACCGGATCTACGTCTCGCAGACGAGTGGCTGGTTTGGACAGTTGATCCAGCGATCCAGCGACGGCGGCAAAACCTGGGAGGTCCCGGGCGGCGAACCTGAGAAGGGCCCCTTTGGGCAACCGATGGGCCAGAGTAATAAATTCGCTTACGACACGTCAGCCGAGACAGGGAAACCGCTGACGACGCATCAGTGGTACGACGGCACGCAGCATCCGTGGGAGTTTAAGCGCGTTTGGCACCTTGAGCCATCGTTGAGCGATCCGGATACGGTTTACGCCGGTATCGAGGACGCTGCGATCTTCCGTTCCACCGACGGTGGCACTAGTTGGAAGGAACTGGCCGGACTACGCGGCCATGGCACCGGGCCGAAGTGGCAGCCGGGCGCGGGTGGCATGTGCCTGCACACCATCATCCTCGATCCGAAGAACCAGAACCGAATGTACATAGCCATCTCGGCCGCGGGTGCTTTTCGCACGGATGACGGCGGCAAGAGTTGGAAGCCCATTAACCGCGGCCTGCGTTCGGAGTTCATTCCCGATCCGAACGCCGAGATCGGCCACTGCGTGCACCACATCGCCATGCACGGTTCGCGGCCTGACACGCTCTTCATGCAGAAGCACTGGGACGTAATGCGCAGCGACGATGCTGGCGATAACTGGAAAGAAGTCAGCGGCAACCTTCCCACTGACTTCGGCTTCGTGATTGACGTGCACGCCCACGAACCCGAGACGATCTACGTCGTTCCCATCAAGAGCGACGGAGAGCATTTCCCGCTCGACGGCAAGCTGCGCGTCTATCGCAGCCGTTCCGGCGGCAACGAATGGGAAGAGTTGAGCAAGGGATTGCCGGAGAAGGATTGCTACGTCAACGTGCTGCGTGACGCCATGTCAGTCGACAAACTGGACAAGTGCGGCGTGTACTTCGGCACCACGGGTGGTCAGGTGTACGGCACTCGCGATGCCGGTGACTCCTGGTTCCCCATCGTCCACGATCTCCCGGCCGTGCTTTCCGTTGAGGCGCAGACATTGCCATGA